The DNA sequence TAATCGTAGAAATTTTCTGTCCTTCTAGGGAGCCTAATTGCCATTCACGTAGCTCGGCATGTGGCTCAACGACTTGTGAAAAATGATTTTCACTATTGATAATCTGTGCAGTTGCCATTGCGCGTGGTAAATCACTTGAAAAAATTTTGTCAAATTTAATGTGAGCTATGTGTTTTCCAAGCAAGTGCAATTCTTCAATAGAAGTCTCAAGCAGCGGTGAATCACCATTGGCTCCTTGAAAGCGTCCTTCTAAATTCCATTGAGTTTTCCCGTGTCGAACGAAGTAGAGTTTCATACAGTTTCCTTTCTATTTTGAATCCTCTTTTAAATCTGCAAAGGTCGCCTCAACAAAATGGGCTAAATCCTCTGCGTTAATTTCAATACTGTGTCCTAATTCTCCAGCCGATACAATAATAGTCTCATCTGTTAAAGCTGAATTGTCAATGTAAATAGGAAAGTGGTGTTTTTGACGAATGCCGACAGGATTATTTGCTCCGTGAATGTAGCAAGTCGTCTTTTCTAAATCTTTTTGCGGAATCATGCTTACTTTTTTGTTACCAGATATTTTGGCCAGCTTTTTTTCAGCTAGATGTTCTGTTATGGGCAAAATCCCAATAATTGTCCCTGTTTTATCGCCTGTTAGAGCCAATGTTTTGTAAATCTGTGAGCGCTCTATTCCTTCAGGCAATTGTCCTTCTAAAGCATTGATTTGGATGCCTTTGTGAGGAATTTTTGCTTTTGTCAAAATTTGTTCTACTAAGGTTTTCTTAATTTTTGTTTTTTT is a window from the Streptococcus anginosus subsp. whileyi MAS624 genome containing:
- a CDS encoding aminoacyl-tRNA deacylase, which encodes MAKKTKIKKTLVEQILTKAKIPHKGIQINALEGQLPEGIERSQIYKTLALTGDKTGTIIGILPITEHLAEKKLAKISGNKKVSMIPQKDLEKTTCYIHGANNPVGIRQKHHFPIYIDNSALTDETIIVSAGELGHSIEINAEDLAHFVEATFADLKEDSK